From Coregonus clupeaformis isolate EN_2021a chromosome 2, ASM2061545v1, whole genome shotgun sequence:
AATAACATATTTCAATGTACCAGACTGTTAAAAAATAACTGACATACTCATGAAATACAATATTCACTATTTAAAAAGCCAAACGTTACACCTACctacgtgtactatggtgcttccTAGAACCTGCCTCTTGTACTTTACCTTAGCTATTATTGGTCGTCTTCTCTGTGCCTGCGTGGCAGCGAGGATAAGCAAAATACTTCTATTGGTCCAAATAAAGATTCAGCCTGTGCACTGATTGGTTTTCCGGGATATCAGTCTTCGTTAATCATTAAACCAAAGACAGTACATTATGAAACAGATTAAACGTGAATTACATATTCATCAGCCCCTTCAACCTAGgcatggggtgtattcattacgctgattcagggtgtattcattacgctaattctgttgcaaaacgtttcgtcTGTTGCAAAATTTTGCTACAAAAAGTGTTTACTTCAAACGGAAATCCTTGCTGTTCTTTGGATAAAGAGGTGGATTGGCATCTAGAGTTTGGCTAACTATAGTTTTATAGAAGGTAGCCCATGTTGTCTTCTGAAACAGTGACTCAGGGTGACTAATTGTAAATGTGAAAAGTGAAAAAATAGTTGTACTTGTTTAAGAACAGCAAGGATTTCCAtttggagtaaacggtttctgTGCCAAAACGTTTTGAAGCAGATTTTGCAACAGACGAAATGTTTATCAACAGATttggcgtaatgaatacacctcAAGCCTAGGTCAAAGGAACTGCTGAATATGTAACAAACGTTTCATGATTCACAAAGACtgacatcactgaggacctgaaatggtctcACCACACCAacactgtggtgaagaaggtgcaacagcgcctcttcaacctcaggaggcttaagaaatgtgtcttggcccctaagaccctcacaaacttctacagatgcaccattgagagcatcctttcgggctgtatcaccgcctggtacggcaattgcacagTCCGTAACGGCAGGGTTCTCCAGAGAGTGGTGCGGTAGTCCAatgcatcaccaggggcacactacctgccctccaggacatctatagcACCCGGTTTTACAAGAGGGACAtcagccacctgagccacggcctgttcaccctgctaccatctagaacaGGGTTTAcaaaactcggtcctggggtccCTCCTGGGTGCACTTTTTGGTTTTtggcctagcactacacagctgattcaaataaccaactcatcctCAAGctttatttgaatcagctgtgtagtgccagggcaaaaactaaaacatGCACCCTTTGTGGTCCCTAGGACCggctttgggaaaccctgatctagaaggcggacagtacaggtgcatcagagctgggacagagagactgaaaaacatcttatatctccaggccatcagactgttaaatagtcaccaccaCTTGCCAGCCTCCGCCCAGtatcctgccctgaacttagtcactgttactagcctgctaccacctggtactctaccctgcaccttagagactgctgccctatgtacatggTCATTGAACACAAGtgactttaatcatgtttacatacttttacccacttcatattcTAATCAAGGCTCATTCTATATAACTTCTGCTGTACAcaacttttctattcatatactgtccatacacaccatcatatacatatatttatatatgtcaaaggaggttggtgacaccttaattggggaggacgggcttgtggtaatggcagGAGCGTAATTAGTGGactggtatcaaatacatcaaacacgtggtttccatgtgtttgatgccattccatttgctccgttccggccattattatgagccatcctcctctcagcagcctcctgtgatatatttatattccggactctgacattgctcgttctgatatttcttaattcctttatttttcttttttgaatttgtgtgtattgttttctattgttaggtattactgcactgttggagctagaaacaaaagcattttgctgcacctgcaataacatctgcaaaatatgtgtacccccccatgctggcccatgttgactccaatgcttcccacagttgtgtcaagttggctggatgtcctttgggtggtggaccatccttgaaatacacgggaaactgttgagcgtgaaaaacccagcagcgttgcagttcttgaaacaaatcgctgcgcctggcacctactaccataacccgttcaaaggcacttgaatcttttgtcttgcctgtTCACCCtctcaatggcacacatacacaatccatgtctcaattgtctcaagacttaaaaatccttctttaacctgtctcatccccttcatctacactgattgaagtggatttaacaggtgacatcaataagggatcatagctttcacctggattcacctggtcagtctgtcatggaaagagcaggtgttcgtaatgttttgtacactcagtgcatatacatatagattgcatttggattactgttacagcgCTATTTAGGGTGTTAATTGGAATCATTCCGACATCTTGTTTTAACATTTTTTGATTATCTGTGTACTTCTTTGACATTTTTCTGCATTGTTAGGCGCTAGTAACAATGGGGAGTGGGTAATGTGGCATATAATAAATATAAGGATTAAGAGAATGGGTGTGTAAGTGGTGGGTGTGCATGGTTGTACTATGCCTACTGTACCTGCATGTACATGTAGTCTACGTCTGTGGTGCATTAATGATGCCTCTCTGAGCCAATTGGtgtgaggaaaaaaaaaaaaagatacagCCCTGCCTGCCAGCATGTTGTGGCATGTCATAGTGAGACAGAAAGGGTGTGTCATCATGGCGTTCCAGAGGCATGACGTCATCTTCACCTCCCCCTATACTCTCCTTCAACACTCAACCATGTGATAAGGTGTCACATCCTTATGGTTAcaccccagagagagaggagcacatGTCCTCCATTGAAATAGAGAAATAACACAGGCAAAGTACACTTTTAAAGAATTAGGTGGCAGTAGTAATTCGGTCACTGTGATGCATAAGACACAAATGCCATGCTGAAAGGAAAATATTTTACATTCACTCAACGCTGTAATCTCATTATAATGGTGGTGGTGAGTGATAAAACAACACTACGAGCAAAATGGCTCAAATGATAAAGatgctgatacaacagtcatgatTCACTGTATATTCAATACATGTAAATGTGTGCTAATGAATGTTACTAATAGTTTTAGCCTTATTTTGAACACAATTAAATCCAATTTTACTCTATATCCTAAGAGACAACCTGTTATAAGATGCAACCGGATCCTACAGTGGCCTATTGGTTTCAATAACGCTTGGTAGTCAGTTATTCACAACAGATGAGTCAACCATGTCGGGAACTCAAGCCCAATAGATCCATAAGGGAGAGCAGGGACTGCAGCTGTTTAGTGGCATCTCAGCCACTACTGTAGAAACCGCGGTACATTTTAGCATTTTTAATTAAGCTTTTGACGGTAGACTACATAGAAAACCGCCGGCTACTGGCAGTGTTGAAACGATGAAATAATTCATCAACATAGTGGCTTTCCGCTGACTCACCTCCTACAGTCAGAGTTCCCTTGATTGATGTGGTCTAGAGAAGAAAGTGTACCCAAACTAAGGGCCAAACCTCAAGACATTCTGTTCTTTCATCAATAGTTAACACAGTCTAATCATTTAAATAGCGTACTTAGCCTATCAAATAGCCCAATTTcctaaattattataattatattattattaaataaatAGTAGGATACAACCAACAccatgtatgaaaatgtatgcactcactaactgtaagtcgctctggataagagcgtctgctaaatgactaaaatgtaaatgtataatgaaTGACAATACTCTATTATTATAGACAGAAGGCTATGTTTCTGTGATATGATTCATTTTCATAAAACACGATTGGATAGATTCTTTAAAAAGTTGTATGGTAAAAATGAATATGAGCAGAAACTTGTAGAATTCAATGAGAGCATGCTTTCCACTCCTGTCAATTGAGGAATCCCGGGTCGCTCTCTGGAGGAAACTCACCATATTTGTTCACATACGTCATCCGCACTTGGTCAGTTACAAGCCGAAAACCCAGACACCACCATTTCCAGTAAATTGGGAGGGGCGTAAAATAACTATAGAATCGGTTTGGGCGTTTATAATTCCACGATCACTCTATACTTTTCAGTCCGGCCGGAATGATCTCTACGTAAGAAGTAATTCAAATGAATTTGGGAGAATTTAGTCATACACAAGAACAAGATTTACATTCGCAGTTTTCTTCTTCCCCTTTCTTTTTGGATCCTACCAACATCCAGCATTAAGGAGGGTTTGCCCCACGTTTGAATAGTGAACGTGAAGCTTTACCCGAACGCTTCATTCACGTCATCGCTTGCTCTTCATAAAACTCCTCAGGATTACTTTGCGCTCATCGGGAATCGGGATAGCAGTTTACAATCAAAGATGTACAGAAACTTTGGGAACTTGGGCCGAGGAGGCAGCGACTCTAGGTCCCCCCACACCGGATCGAGCGCTGTATCCCAGGGCACCAGCGCCACAACTACTCAACAAGATCAGGTAGGCACACATATTGGTCTAtgttgataaagattagcaagaGTAATAAATGATAATTTTTGTGTACAGTTTCCCCTCTCAATAATTATGATATTGCATAATCATATTAATTGCAGAATGTAGTAATAATAAGGAATTCATGGCATAATATGGACATAAGAAATGTACTAGGCTAATAATTGTGTTATAGCCATGGTGCAGTTTGATTACCATTGTCTGATGAATTGATACACATAATGGATTTAACCATTTATATTCAATGCTCACCGTCTTTGTCAAGATTGTTGCCTTTACATCCGGATGCACGCATATATCCATGTCAAATGCATGCATAGGATGTCCATTGCCCATGTCAAATATCTGGTTCAAAAGAATTGCTTTGCTGTAAATCACTTTGTTTGTTAGTTTATCCACCATCTCATTACTCTAACCTCATCCTTACCATCTCTttctcttactgtctctctctctttcccttaaGAAGTTCACTGTGGCAGGAGGCAGCCAGTTTGTCCCCAGTCTCAATGCCATCACTTCCAACCAAGACCTCCAGTGGTTGGTCCAGCCCTCCTTCATCAGTCCACCTGGCCCCTCACGGCCTCCACGTCCTCCTTACCCACCTGCAGCAGGAATGAGGTCCTTCAACCCTTCACCTTCCCAACCACACCTCTACAGACCAGGGGTCATAAGGGCAGCGGCAAGATCCGGGAGCACAACCAGACGCAGGAACGATGAACATGTAAGAATATGTGTGGTCTTTAGCCAGCAGGGTGTAATACTATGTAATTTACTTTCAGAGTCAATCAAAATGTAGGTAGGCATTGTGCCAGAATGTGGGTGGATATCTGACCAAAATGCAGATGAAATGTAAGGTCACTTAACACAACATAGACCTACATTTAGATTTGGAAGATGTGGTTGTCTTTGAAGAGGGACACTTTAGCAGGCCCTTTTCCATGTAGTTGTCTTATTAATAGTGCTACACTGAATAAAGAAACTACTGAGAGGCTTAGAAGTGCTCCGGTGAGACTGAGAGGGGCAGGGAAACTACAGACTTCACAGAGGTGTAGAGACAGACAGTTGAGTCAGTGTGTCAGTAGTGTGTAATATCCTGTAATGTGTGTGACTGACTTATACGTCTGACATGGCAGTGAGATTTCACCACACACCCGTCTTATCTGATAGGTTGAAAACAAAATTACAGAAACAAATATTCCTGAGAGCTTTCTTTTGAACGGTATAGATTTTTGCGAAAATGTGGAAATTCCAGATAATTCAGAGGTTGACCACGCATTTGTTTTGGTTGACAACTATGTACTTTGGAACAGCTATGTACACTGACCTGCTTCATCATTGTTTGAGATAAGCCACTCATTTGATATTAGTGTGACATTGGCTTAGTGCTAGAAAGGATGAGAGCTTCTATCAACCTGTTTGAGCCAAAATATATCTGACACGAGCGGGTTCACAAAATGTAAGATGGCAAGACATCAAGTAGTTAAACTACTAGTAGGTTTTGTTTTCCTTGAGAGTAGATTATTTTCATACCTGTTGGCTTTGTTACActtttagaatgtgtggttgagTGAGCTGAAATTTGATGGGACAGGAAATGGGCTATCATGTGATTCACTGGGGCAAGTCATATGACTCATACCTGAGTCACAATTGGGGTCTGAGTGACTCATCACAATACGGGGCGGGAGAAATTGGATGAACAGAAACAGAGAACTGACAATGTTAAATGAAATTGGAAAAAGGGCGGAACAAAATGACAAACGGCTCCGACATTACGAAATTAATGGCAATCTGAAAGTTTGAATGTAGTGACTCAGTTTATACACAAGGTGGTAGTATTTCACCACTCTAAACACATTTTACAGTCATCTGCTATTCAGTCCAGTCCCTTTATTCAATTGAGTTGTAAAACATATTACAACTTTTTTCAGTCATAATTCTGCCTCATCAAATGTCTTTCTCTCACTTTAGTTGtccccagaggagctggagagacgCAGAATAAGGAGAGAGCGGAACAAACAGGCAGCTGCCAAGTGTCGGAACCGTCGACGTGAGCTGACAGACACGCTGCAAATCGTAAGTTGAATTTTATTTCAGGAGGGCGataaacatatatattttaaagTTTGTAAATCATCAACTACCGGATTTCTCTACCAATTGAAAAATAATAGATTGACAATACAACCCTAATCTTTTCTCTTTAATGTTCCCTCTCTTAGGAGACAGACGAGTTGGAAGGTAGAAAGTCCTGTCTGGAGAAGGAGATTGCTGAACTACAGAAGGAGAAAGAAAAGCTAGAGTTGGTTCTAGAGGCCCATCGCCCCATTTGCAAGATCCACGACTCTGACTCGGATTCTGACCAGAGCTCAGAGCTTCCCTCATTGGGAGGAATCAAAATTGAGCCTGAGCTTTCTGACCTACCAGGGAGCTCAGCAAAGAGCCAATCAAGGATTGAGAAGCCCAAACCTAAAATTACTATCCCTGTCCGTACTGtgacctcct
This genomic window contains:
- the LOC121531940 gene encoding fos-related antigen 1-like isoform X1; this encodes MYRNFGNLGRGGSDSRSPHTGSSAVSQGTSATTTQQDQKFTVAGGSQFVPSLNAITSNQDLQWLVQPSFISPPGPSRPPRPPYPPAAGMRSFNPSPSQPHLYRPGVIRAAARSGSTTRRRNDEHLSPEELERRRIRRERNKQAAAKCRNRRRELTDTLQIETDELEGRKSCLEKEIAELQKEKEKLELVLEAHRPICKIHDSDSDSDQSSELPSLGGIKIEPELSDLPGSSAKSQSRIEKPKPKITIPVRTVTSSASAVPMESESLHTPILISTPSLTPFTASLVFSYPSGSLDSSSTISSQALATLSSSSQHGVAQQSRNPQPCSIAHRRSSSSGDQSDHSLNSPTIITL
- the LOC121531940 gene encoding fos-related antigen 1-like isoform X2; this translates as MYRNFGNLGRGGSDSRSPHTGSSAVSQGTSATTTQQDQFTVAGGSQFVPSLNAITSNQDLQWLVQPSFISPPGPSRPPRPPYPPAAGMRSFNPSPSQPHLYRPGVIRAAARSGSTTRRRNDEHLSPEELERRRIRRERNKQAAAKCRNRRRELTDTLQIETDELEGRKSCLEKEIAELQKEKEKLELVLEAHRPICKIHDSDSDSDQSSELPSLGGIKIEPELSDLPGSSAKSQSRIEKPKPKITIPVRTVTSSASAVPMESESLHTPILISTPSLTPFTASLVFSYPSGSLDSSSTISSQALATLSSSSQHGVAQQSRNPQPCSIAHRRSSSSGDQSDHSLNSPTIITL